In Parafrankia irregularis, a single genomic region encodes these proteins:
- a CDS encoding GGDEF domain-containing protein, protein MSGGPGAGYAPAGLRAVVNAARRGWRRGRLPAGAPIDPPRVCGPLEPAPSPGGPAGHPATDPTLWPAEPLPLAAVARCPVPAGAPCHTAPCHTAPVTTAPVTTAPSGAEPGALPGSSPGPPCPSAGPPHSDTGLGASLFLRARPTDPALEHIRRGSRCGAPAPLLQALVVDALFGLSVALLLADGVMGAGTARATELATFATFTGLAVLTSLFGASPFGASLAGAPGWAGSARGEDGEDTIEAGRDAYPAMTTTWTLPVALLLPPLYALLAHVPLWLAAAPRRARPARRGRTGGDGPPTHSLFHDSAALGIAGAAAALAHRLLDPAVDPGSADRLAGSARGVTALFAAVTVYLAVDRLLRPRRWAAGRDHTATVTVQLCAALVLAVVWAASPVLLVIAVPPVLLLRRGLAHAELLSAARTDAKTRLATLGYWRQVATAETARSHELGRPLGVLLVDIDHFKQVNDRHGHIDGDVVLLAVADALRHATRPQDLVGRFGGEEFVVLLVGVDLAAAAAIAERVRDSVAAVRVHLARGEQRVTVSVGVASGAPASHDDHGVVTDLLERADAALYRAKREGRDRVCLAAAPVPRKARPTT, encoded by the coding sequence ATGTCAGGGGGGCCGGGGGCCGGGTACGCCCCTGCGGGCCTGCGGGCCGTGGTGAACGCGGCCCGCCGCGGATGGCGTCGTGGCCGCCTGCCCGCGGGGGCCCCGATCGATCCGCCGCGGGTGTGCGGCCCGCTGGAACCGGCACCATCGCCCGGTGGGCCCGCCGGGCACCCGGCCACCGACCCCACCCTGTGGCCCGCCGAACCACTGCCGCTGGCCGCGGTGGCCCGCTGCCCGGTTCCGGCCGGAGCGCCCTGCCACACCGCGCCCTGCCACACAGCACCGGTAACGACCGCACCGGTCACCACCGCGCCATCCGGCGCAGAGCCGGGCGCGCTGCCCGGCTCGTCTCCCGGCCCACCGTGCCCATCCGCCGGCCCACCGCACAGCGACACGGGGCTGGGCGCATCACTGTTCCTGCGCGCCCGGCCCACCGATCCCGCCCTGGAGCACATCCGCCGCGGCAGCCGCTGCGGGGCACCGGCCCCCCTGCTCCAGGCACTGGTGGTGGATGCCCTGTTCGGGCTCAGCGTTGCCCTGCTCCTCGCCGACGGCGTCATGGGCGCGGGCACAGCGCGGGCCACCGAGCTCGCGACCTTCGCCACCTTCACGGGGCTGGCCGTCCTCACCAGCCTGTTCGGTGCCAGTCCGTTCGGTGCCAGCCTGGCCGGCGCCCCCGGCTGGGCCGGCAGCGCGCGCGGCGAGGACGGCGAGGACACGATCGAGGCCGGCCGGGACGCCTACCCCGCCATGACCACCACCTGGACGCTGCCGGTGGCCCTGTTGCTACCTCCGCTGTACGCGCTGCTCGCGCACGTGCCGCTGTGGCTGGCGGCCGCACCACGGCGCGCCCGACCGGCCCGCCGTGGGCGGACCGGTGGCGACGGCCCTCCCACCCACAGCCTGTTCCACGACAGTGCCGCGCTCGGGATCGCCGGTGCGGCCGCCGCCCTCGCGCACCGTCTGCTCGACCCCGCCGTCGACCCCGGGTCCGCCGACCGGCTCGCCGGGTCAGCCCGCGGCGTCACGGCACTGTTCGCCGCGGTCACCGTCTACCTGGCCGTCGACCGCCTGCTGCGGCCCCGCCGCTGGGCGGCCGGCCGCGACCACACCGCGACAGTGACCGTCCAGCTCTGCGCGGCGCTCGTCCTGGCGGTCGTGTGGGCGGCTAGCCCGGTGCTGCTGGTGATCGCGGTGCCACCGGTGCTTCTGCTGCGTCGCGGGCTCGCCCATGCCGAGCTGCTGTCCGCCGCGCGCACCGATGCCAAGACCCGGCTGGCGACCCTGGGCTACTGGCGGCAGGTGGCAACGGCCGAGACAGCCCGAAGCCACGAGCTCGGGCGGCCACTGGGGGTGCTGCTGGTCGACATCGACCATTTCAAACAGGTCAACGACCGGCATGGCCACATCGACGGTGACGTGGTGCTGCTCGCCGTCGCCGACGCGCTGCGCCACGCGACCCGGCCGCAGGACCTCGTCGGGCGCTTCGGTGGGGAGGAGTTCGTCGTGCTGCTGGTCGGCGTCGACCTCGCGGCCGCGGCCGCCATCGCCGAACGTGTCCGCGACAGCGTCGCGGCCGTCCGCGTCCACCTCGCCCGCGGCGAGCAGCGGGTCACCGTGTCGGTGGGCGTGGCCAGCGGCGCGCCGGCCTCCCACGACGACCACGGGGTTGTCACCGACCTGCTCGAACGTGCCGACGCGGCCCTCTACCGTGCCAAGCGGGAAGGGCGCGACCGGGTGTGCCTCGCCGCGGCGCCGGTCCCCCGGAAGGCACGGCCCACCACCTGA
- a CDS encoding 4'-phosphopantetheinyl transferase family protein — translation MPSTGRRDRGSGAVPPAAAIAGGAVLLGAVLPAPGPSADSAGPGDPALAAVEKYDDDFGGDPDAALFPAEAAVLTRAVDKRRREFTTGRICAHRALRALGEAAVPILPGEHREPRWPDGVVGSITHTAGYRAAVVARTVAGRAVSVGIDAEPNEATPGGVLREISLPDERDRLTELGRAHPAVAWDRLLFSAKESVYKAWFPLARRWLGFGDADLTLTVDGDHDDDPGFGAGGDGLVARGGFQARLLVAGPTLPTGEELTGFTGRWVVGRGLLVTAIAFGC, via the coding sequence ATGCCGTCCACAGGCCGTCGTGATCGGGGAAGTGGCGCCGTCCCCCCCGCCGCCGCCATCGCCGGGGGGGCGGTGCTGCTGGGCGCGGTCCTGCCGGCGCCCGGGCCGTCGGCGGATTCAGCCGGCCCCGGCGACCCCGCGCTCGCCGCGGTGGAGAAGTACGACGACGACTTCGGGGGCGACCCGGACGCGGCGCTGTTCCCGGCGGAGGCGGCCGTCCTGACCCGCGCCGTCGACAAGCGACGGCGCGAGTTCACCACCGGGCGGATTTGCGCGCACCGGGCGCTGCGGGCGCTGGGAGAGGCCGCGGTGCCGATCCTTCCCGGTGAGCACCGCGAACCGCGGTGGCCCGACGGGGTGGTCGGCAGCATCACCCACACCGCCGGATACCGGGCCGCGGTCGTGGCGCGGACGGTCGCGGGCCGGGCGGTCAGCGTGGGTATCGACGCCGAGCCGAACGAGGCGACCCCGGGCGGTGTGCTGCGGGAGATCTCGCTGCCCGACGAACGGGACCGACTCACCGAGCTGGGGCGGGCACATCCGGCGGTCGCCTGGGACCGGCTGCTGTTCAGCGCCAAGGAATCGGTCTACAAGGCCTGGTTCCCCCTCGCCCGCCGATGGCTGGGTTTCGGTGACGCCGACCTGACCCTCACCGTCGACGGCGACCACGACGACGACCCGGGCTTCGGGGCCGGCGGCGATGGCCTGGTGGCGCGGGGCGGGTTCCAGGCCAGGCTGCTGGTCGCGGGCCCGACGCTGCCCACCGGCGAGGAACTGACCGGGTTCACCGGGCGGTGGGTCGTCGGCCGCGGTCTGCTGGTGACCGCCATCGCCTTCGGCTGCTGA
- a CDS encoding bifunctional 5,10-methylenetetrahydrofolate dehydrogenase/5,10-methenyltetrahydrofolate cyclohydrolase, which yields MRLLDGRSMAADIGRTVVDDVERLVATGITPTLAVVLPTVDEAARSYVRVIERGAAKLGVGCMVHELSGDPDELIATVDELATDSSVHGMIVQTPLPGDLTAADVGARIPVGKDVDGMNPLSLGRLALGLPAFAPATAAAVLEILTRAEVPLDGARVCVIGRSSVVGKPAALLLLAENATVTVCHSRTKDLTTVVHEADVVVAAVGRPKMVGSGHVRPGAVVIDVGTNWTDAGLVGDVDADAVAPVAGALTPVPGGVGPVTTMLLLRNTVRAAGA from the coding sequence ATGAGGTTGCTGGACGGGCGGTCGATGGCCGCCGACATCGGTCGCACTGTGGTCGACGACGTCGAACGGCTGGTCGCGACCGGGATCACCCCGACCCTGGCGGTCGTGCTGCCGACCGTCGACGAGGCGGCGCGGTCCTATGTGCGGGTGATCGAGCGCGGCGCCGCCAAGCTCGGGGTCGGCTGCATGGTGCATGAGCTGTCCGGTGATCCCGACGAGCTCATCGCCACCGTCGACGAGCTCGCGACCGACTCCTCGGTGCACGGGATGATCGTGCAGACCCCCCTGCCGGGTGACCTGACGGCCGCCGATGTCGGGGCGCGGATCCCGGTCGGCAAGGACGTCGACGGGATGAACCCGCTGAGCCTGGGGCGTCTCGCGTTGGGCCTGCCCGCGTTCGCGCCGGCGACCGCGGCGGCGGTGCTCGAGATCCTCACCCGGGCCGAGGTGCCCCTCGACGGGGCGCGGGTGTGCGTGATCGGGCGCAGCTCGGTGGTCGGCAAGCCTGCGGCGCTGTTGCTGCTCGCCGAGAACGCGACCGTCACGGTGTGTCACTCGCGTACGAAGGACCTGACGACGGTGGTGCACGAGGCGGATGTCGTCGTCGCCGCCGTGGGGCGGCCGAAGATGGTCGGCAGCGGGCATGTCCGCCCGGGCGCGGTGGTCATCGACGTCGGTACCAACTGGACGGACGCCGGCCTGGTCGGGGACGTCGACGCGGACGCGGTGGCGCCGGTCGCCGGCGCGCTCACCCCGGTCCCCGGCGGAGTCGGCCCGGTCACGACCATGCTGCTGCTGCGCAACACCGTCCGAGCCGCAGGCGCCTGA
- a CDS encoding SRPBCC family protein, giving the protein MSVVFLDASGPAPPQVCWERYAVPAAWPTWAPQIHAVTLADVPVGVRRQAAVPVGSGAGGTPSPPGWPGARRAPATEVRIFPGLRGRIRGLFPPTARFVITAVDETDRTWSWQVGVGPLRLELDHGVDACLDGGTSAWLRITAPALAIRAYAPIARAALRRLVR; this is encoded by the coding sequence GTGAGCGTGGTTTTCCTGGACGCGTCCGGGCCGGCGCCGCCGCAGGTGTGCTGGGAGCGGTATGCCGTGCCGGCGGCCTGGCCTACCTGGGCGCCGCAGATCCACGCCGTCACGCTGGCGGACGTCCCCGTCGGCGTACGGCGCCAGGCGGCCGTGCCGGTGGGCTCCGGCGCCGGCGGCACTCCCTCTCCCCCGGGCTGGCCGGGCGCCCGCAGGGCGCCGGCCACCGAGGTCCGGATCTTCCCCGGGCTGCGCGGCCGGATCCGCGGGCTCTTCCCGCCGACGGCCCGGTTCGTCATCACCGCGGTCGACGAGACGGACCGCACCTGGAGCTGGCAGGTGGGAGTCGGCCCGCTGCGGCTCGAACTCGACCACGGCGTGGACGCCTGCCTGGACGGCGGGACCTCGGCGTGGCTGCGGATCACCGCGCCCGCGCTGGCGATCCGCGCCTACGCTCCGATCGCCCGCGCCGCACTGCGCCGCCTCGTGCGCTGA
- the bioA gene encoding adenosylmethionine--8-amino-7-oxononanoate transaminase, producing the protein MDGSDLVARDRAVVWHPYGSVRDHAPLFAVASARGVRLTLTDGRELLDGMSSWWAAIHGYRHPVLDQAVRDQLDRMAHVMFGGLTHEPAVALAELLVRITPPGLDRVFFCDSGSVSVEVAIKMALQYQAGRGRPERTRLLTIRRGYHGDTSGAMSVCDPDTGMHHLFTGLLAQHLFAAAPTSGYSDPVTDSDLADVERLLAAHRGELAAVICEPVVQGAGAMRFYPPGWLTRVRDLCDRHQVLLIADEIATGFGRTGELFACDHAGITPDIMCVGKAMTGGYLTMGATLCTEEVADGVCASAAGAFMHGPTFMGNPLAAAVSRASIELLLSSPWRERVRGVHDALADGLAAAADLPGVAEVRTLGAIGVIETREPVDMAVIQPLLVELGVWVRPFGRLVYAMPPFVMEPAEVATLAGAMVEAVAATTSTTGVPSITR; encoded by the coding sequence ATGGACGGTTCGGACCTCGTCGCGCGTGACCGTGCGGTCGTCTGGCATCCCTACGGCTCGGTGCGCGACCATGCGCCGCTGTTCGCCGTCGCGTCCGCCCGCGGCGTGCGGCTGACCCTGACCGACGGCCGTGAGCTGCTGGACGGAATGTCGTCGTGGTGGGCGGCGATCCACGGCTACCGCCACCCGGTCCTGGACCAGGCCGTGCGCGACCAGCTGGACCGGATGGCCCACGTGATGTTCGGCGGGCTGACGCACGAGCCGGCGGTGGCCCTGGCCGAGCTGCTCGTCCGGATCACCCCCCCGGGCCTGGACCGGGTCTTCTTCTGCGACTCCGGTTCGGTCTCCGTGGAGGTCGCGATCAAGATGGCGTTGCAGTACCAGGCCGGCCGGGGCCGGCCCGAGCGCACCAGGCTGCTCACGATCCGCCGCGGCTACCACGGCGACACCTCCGGCGCGATGTCGGTGTGTGACCCGGACACGGGCATGCACCACCTGTTCACCGGCCTGCTCGCCCAGCACCTGTTCGCCGCCGCCCCGACCAGTGGCTACAGCGACCCGGTGACCGACAGCGACCTCGCCGACGTGGAGCGGCTGCTCGCCGCCCACCGCGGCGAGCTCGCCGCGGTCATCTGCGAACCGGTCGTGCAGGGGGCCGGGGCGATGCGTTTCTACCCGCCCGGCTGGCTCACGCGTGTGCGTGATCTGTGCGACCGCCACCAGGTCCTGCTGATCGCGGACGAGATCGCGACCGGCTTCGGGCGCACCGGCGAGCTGTTCGCCTGCGACCATGCGGGGATCACACCCGACATCATGTGCGTCGGCAAGGCCATGACCGGCGGCTACCTGACCATGGGCGCCACCCTGTGCACCGAGGAGGTCGCCGACGGGGTGTGCGCCTCCGCGGCGGGCGCGTTCATGCATGGCCCGACCTTCATGGGCAATCCGCTGGCGGCGGCCGTCTCCCGGGCGAGCATCGAGCTTCTGCTCTCCTCGCCGTGGCGGGAGCGGGTGCGGGGGGTGCACGACGCGCTGGCCGACGGCCTCGCCGCGGCCGCCGACCTGCCCGGGGTGGCCGAGGTACGCACCCTCGGCGCGATCGGTGTGATCGAGACCCGTGAACCGGTCGACATGGCGGTCATCCAGCCGCTGCTGGTGGAGCTGGGGGTGTGGGTGCGCCCGTTCGGTCGTCTCGTCTACGCGATGCCACCGTTCGTGATGGAGCCCGCCGAGGTGGCCACGCTGGCGGGGGCCATGGTCGAGGCTGTCGCCGCCACCACGAGCACCACGGGCGTCCCGAGTATCACCCGGTAG
- a CDS encoding cyclodeaminase/cyclohydrolase family protein has protein sequence MANETLDGFLEALASAAPAPGGGAAAALQVAIGASLVSMVANLTIGKPRYAEHETTMISARDQATGLRLDALRLADADAVAFTAVTDAYRLPKDTPEDKAARTAAIQQALIGAADVPLRTAAAAAEVVGLCQLILDGANVNVLSDVAVAAASARAALDSAAINVRINLASMTDAATRDATAAELDKYLSSLAGADSVVRAVGERIGS, from the coding sequence ATGGCGAACGAAACGCTCGACGGGTTCCTCGAGGCACTCGCCTCCGCGGCGCCCGCGCCCGGTGGTGGCGCCGCGGCAGCGCTGCAGGTAGCCATCGGTGCCTCCCTGGTGAGCATGGTCGCCAACCTCACCATCGGCAAGCCGCGCTACGCCGAGCACGAGACGACCATGATCTCCGCCCGTGACCAGGCCACCGGGCTGCGTCTCGACGCGCTGAGGCTCGCCGACGCGGACGCCGTTGCCTTCACCGCCGTCACCGACGCCTACCGGCTGCCCAAGGACACCCCCGAGGACAAGGCGGCCCGCACCGCGGCGATCCAGCAGGCGCTGATCGGTGCGGCGGACGTCCCGCTGCGCACGGCCGCGGCCGCGGCCGAGGTGGTCGGCCTGTGCCAGCTGATTCTCGACGGGGCGAACGTGAACGTCCTGTCCGACGTCGCCGTGGCAGCCGCGAGTGCCCGCGCGGCGCTCGACTCGGCCGCGATCAACGTCCGGATCAACCTGGCGTCGATGACCGACGCCGCCACCCGCGACGCGACCGCGGCCGAGCTGGACAAGTACCTGTCGTCACTGGCCGGCGCGGACAGCGTGGTGCGCGCCGTGGGAGAACGGATCGGGTCATGA
- a CDS encoding GNAT family N-acetyltransferase, whose product MAGDFLRTAAAENTVVLTVAADVRARGAGAFGGAETLFGWYGSIGGPVSGVFLHTHGNPLHLGVMPVEAIGPLADSPALAERTVSSVNTDERAAAAVVAAWRDRAGTSLRVQDRERLYRLGALTPLERRPPGRARPATAADRDLLVAWHQAFNDEAGQGGDSSARVDDRLSYGGLYLWHVDDTPVCMVGHSRVVSGMARIGPVYSPPEHRRRGYAGALTVTASQATRDGGATTTVLFTDLANPTSNRLYRRIGYVPVADRVLLGPDPPTA is encoded by the coding sequence GTGGCAGGCGATTTTCTCCGGACGGCGGCGGCGGAGAACACCGTTGTGCTCACGGTCGCGGCGGACGTCCGCGCGCGGGGTGCCGGTGCCTTCGGCGGAGCCGAGACCCTGTTCGGCTGGTACGGATCCATCGGTGGCCCGGTCAGCGGCGTCTTTCTCCACACCCACGGCAACCCACTGCATCTGGGTGTCATGCCGGTCGAGGCGATCGGTCCGCTGGCCGACAGCCCTGCGCTGGCCGAGCGGACGGTCTCCAGTGTCAACACCGACGAGCGGGCCGCGGCGGCCGTCGTCGCCGCGTGGCGCGACCGGGCCGGGACTTCGCTTCGAGTCCAGGACCGTGAGCGTCTCTACCGGTTGGGAGCGCTGACCCCGCTCGAGCGGCGACCTCCCGGCCGGGCGCGACCGGCGACCGCCGCGGACCGGGATCTCCTCGTGGCCTGGCATCAGGCGTTCAACGACGAGGCAGGCCAGGGCGGCGATTCTTCGGCGCGGGTCGACGACCGGCTCAGCTACGGCGGCCTGTACCTGTGGCACGTCGACGACACGCCCGTCTGCATGGTCGGCCACAGCCGCGTCGTCAGCGGCATGGCGCGGATCGGACCTGTCTACAGCCCGCCCGAGCATCGGCGGCGCGGCTACGCCGGAGCGCTGACCGTCACGGCCAGCCAGGCGACCCGCGACGGGGGAGCCACGACGACTGTTCTGTTCACCGATCTGGCGAACCCGACCAGCAACCGTCTCTACCGGCGGATCGGGTACGTCCCTGTCGCGGACAGGGTGCTCCTCGGCCCGGATCCGCCTACCGCCTGA
- a CDS encoding TetR/AcrR family transcriptional regulator, with protein MTAPDTQEDAPHTGAPVPPHRTPRGTLSRELLLDAAMEIVRIGGADAFSMRALGSRLEVDPTAFYRHFRTKNELLDALADILIAGDEPLPSTGDARADLRESLHQLRRCLLRHPTMAAVILRRPPGGRAYWERANHAIGLLRGLGLSAEAATSVYQTLLFYCLGHVLSEARAVAAAVARDRRPGTPTATFNPPAHQLPDLAAAVPFLRADTRTQFNEGLDLILGSLPAPG; from the coding sequence GTGACAGCACCGGACACTCAGGAGGACGCGCCGCACACCGGCGCACCCGTGCCACCCCACCGCACTCCCCGTGGCACCCTGTCCCGGGAGCTTCTGCTCGACGCGGCGATGGAGATCGTCCGGATCGGCGGGGCCGACGCGTTCAGCATGCGGGCCCTGGGCTCCCGCCTCGAGGTCGACCCGACCGCCTTCTACCGCCATTTCCGGACGAAGAACGAGCTGCTCGACGCGCTCGCGGACATCCTGATCGCCGGCGACGAGCCGCTGCCGTCCACCGGCGACGCGCGGGCGGATCTGCGGGAGAGCCTGCACCAGCTGCGCCGTTGCCTGCTGCGGCACCCGACGATGGCCGCCGTGATCCTGCGCCGGCCCCCGGGCGGGCGCGCGTACTGGGAGCGGGCGAACCACGCGATCGGCCTGCTGCGTGGGCTGGGGCTGAGTGCGGAGGCAGCCACCTCGGTCTACCAGACGCTGCTGTTCTACTGCCTGGGGCACGTGCTGTCCGAGGCGCGCGCGGTGGCCGCCGCCGTCGCCCGCGACCGTCGGCCCGGCACCCCGACGGCGACGTTCAACCCCCCGGCGCACCAGCTGCCGGACCTCGCCGCCGCCGTCCCGTTCCTGCGGGCCGACACACGCACCCAGTTCAACGAAGGCCTGGACCTGATCCTCGGCTCGCTGCCCGCGCCCGGCTGA
- a CDS encoding HelD family protein: MSKETVPARSADSLEPRDEPRVNHNETRVDQKADADDERALEQRYLTMLHERLDGLRATAAAGLAEALLRDDPEPGARADRDAVAARHADQLTRVDAVRDRLMFGRLDLADGERRYIGRMGLLDPDADYDPLLIDWRAPAARPFYLATGATPLGVARRRHIRTVGRRVTHLDDETLDTGALGDGVLGLLTLDGLGAAEDTEDTAEEAAEDREAAWATVAASPASPATAQTPSGEVARGTLVGEAALLNTLAAHRTGRMRDIVATIQSEQDRIIRSDQDGILVVDGGPGTGKTTVALHRAAFLLYSRREHLARRGVLIIGPNPAFLRYIEHVLPSLGETGVLLSTIGDLFPGIRGRQPESTLAAAVKGRSAMVDVLTAAVRDRQRLPDIPLEITVADGVARLDETIVVPARAAARLTGRPHNLARPVFVREVIAALTRQIADRYETSIDEVDIPDFVDDFMLWPDTDAARDNLDDSEANDADWASAARAAATAAASQPVLDAADLADLRRDLSSDPRLAAAIDGLWPLLTPQDLLTDLFADDDALRRAAPDLTAAERAALRREPGGGWTPADAPLLDEAAELLGDDPRLAIDAAVAEQLERRERAEYAGGVLDILSRGDTEDPDGEVLMATDLIDADRFGERHAEIDTRSTAERAAADRGWTFGHVIVDEAQELSAMAWRMVMRRCPSRSMTIVGDVAQTGDAAGTSSWARVLAPYVGTRFVLERLTVNYRTGAEIMAVAGDVLAMQGRGLRAPRSVRRSGHVPWRLAVPEADLEPRLARLVADEHAACGGGRLAVIVPTSRREQLAGLVGSAAAGPAASGDPGTAETGTTRADAAGTAGTAGEDSAAEDPVVVLTVREAKGLEFDAVIVVEPERILAESPRGAGDLYVALTRPTNQLGVVHVEELPAVLDRLRPRG, encoded by the coding sequence TTGTCAAAGGAAACGGTGCCGGCCAGGTCGGCCGACTCACTCGAACCCCGCGACGAGCCCCGGGTGAACCACAACGAGACCCGGGTGGACCAGAAGGCGGATGCGGATGACGAGCGGGCCCTGGAACAACGCTACCTGACCATGCTGCACGAACGGCTCGACGGCCTGCGCGCCACAGCCGCGGCCGGACTGGCCGAGGCGCTCCTGCGTGACGATCCCGAGCCCGGCGCCCGGGCCGACCGCGACGCGGTCGCCGCCCGCCACGCCGACCAGCTCACCCGGGTCGACGCCGTCCGCGACCGGCTGATGTTCGGCCGGCTCGACCTGGCCGACGGCGAGCGGCGCTACATCGGCCGGATGGGCCTGCTCGATCCCGACGCCGACTACGACCCGCTGCTCATCGACTGGCGCGCGCCGGCCGCGCGCCCGTTCTACCTGGCCACCGGCGCGACGCCGCTGGGTGTCGCCCGCCGGCGCCACATCCGCACGGTCGGGCGCCGGGTGACCCACCTCGACGACGAGACCCTCGACACCGGCGCGCTCGGCGACGGTGTCCTGGGTCTGCTCACCCTCGACGGCCTGGGCGCCGCCGAGGACACCGAGGACACAGCCGAGGAGGCGGCCGAGGACAGGGAGGCGGCCTGGGCCACCGTGGCCGCGTCCCCCGCGTCCCCCGCGACCGCACAGACCCCGTCCGGGGAGGTGGCCCGCGGCACCCTGGTCGGCGAGGCCGCGCTGCTGAACACCCTCGCCGCGCACCGCACCGGCCGGATGCGGGACATCGTCGCGACCATCCAGTCGGAGCAGGACCGCATCATCCGCTCCGACCAGGACGGAATCCTCGTCGTGGACGGCGGCCCGGGCACCGGGAAGACCACGGTCGCGCTGCACCGGGCCGCGTTCCTGCTCTACTCCCGCCGCGAGCATCTCGCCCGCCGCGGAGTGCTGATCATCGGTCCGAACCCGGCGTTCCTGCGCTACATCGAGCACGTGCTGCCCTCGCTCGGCGAGACCGGGGTGCTGCTGTCGACGATCGGCGACCTGTTCCCCGGGATCCGCGGCCGGCAGCCCGAGAGCACGCTCGCCGCGGCGGTCAAGGGCCGGTCGGCGATGGTGGACGTCCTGACCGCGGCGGTGCGCGACCGCCAGCGCCTGCCCGACATCCCGCTGGAGATCACCGTCGCGGACGGGGTCGCCCGCCTCGACGAGACGATCGTCGTCCCGGCCCGCGCCGCGGCCCGGCTCACCGGGCGGCCGCACAACCTGGCCCGGCCGGTTTTCGTCCGCGAAGTGATCGCCGCGCTGACCCGCCAGATCGCCGACCGGTACGAGACATCCATCGACGAGGTCGACATACCGGACTTCGTCGACGACTTCATGCTCTGGCCGGACACCGACGCCGCCCGTGACAACCTCGACGACAGCGAGGCCAACGACGCCGACTGGGCGAGCGCGGCCCGGGCGGCGGCGACCGCGGCGGCCAGCCAGCCGGTCCTCGACGCCGCCGACCTCGCCGACCTGCGCCGCGACCTGAGCTCCGACCCGCGCCTGGCCGCTGCGATCGACGGCCTGTGGCCGCTGCTCACCCCGCAGGACCTGCTCACCGACCTGTTCGCCGACGACGACGCGCTGCGCCGTGCCGCGCCGGACCTGACCGCCGCCGAGCGGGCGGCCCTGCGCCGCGAGCCGGGCGGCGGCTGGACGCCGGCGGACGCCCCGCTGCTCGACGAGGCCGCCGAGCTGCTCGGCGACGACCCCCGGCTGGCGATCGACGCCGCGGTGGCCGAACAGCTGGAACGGCGCGAACGGGCCGAGTACGCCGGCGGGGTCCTCGACATCCTCTCCCGCGGGGACACCGAGGACCCCGACGGCGAGGTCCTGATGGCCACCGACCTGATCGACGCCGACCGCTTCGGCGAACGCCACGCCGAGATCGACACCCGCAGCACCGCCGAGCGCGCCGCCGCCGACCGTGGCTGGACGTTCGGGCACGTCATCGTCGACGAGGCGCAGGAGCTGTCCGCGATGGCCTGGCGGATGGTGATGCGGCGCTGCCCCAGCCGGTCGATGACGATCGTCGGGGACGTCGCCCAGACCGGCGACGCGGCCGGGACGTCCTCGTGGGCGCGGGTGCTCGCCCCCTACGTCGGCACGCGTTTCGTGCTGGAGCGGCTCACGGTGAACTACCGCACCGGCGCGGAGATCATGGCGGTGGCCGGCGACGTCCTGGCCATGCAGGGGCGTGGGTTGCGCGCGCCGCGATCGGTGCGCCGCTCCGGGCACGTCCCCTGGCGCCTCGCGGTCCCCGAGGCCGATCTGGAGCCGCGGCTGGCCCGGCTGGTGGCTGACGAGCACGCCGCGTGCGGCGGGGGGCGCCTGGCGGTGATCGTCCCGACCTCGCGACGGGAGCAGCTGGCCGGGTTGGTGGGCTCCGCCGCGGCCGGCCCGGCGGCCTCCGGCGACCCGGGCACCGCGGAAACAGGTACGACACGCGCAGACGCCGCAGGCACGGCAGGGACAGCCGGTGAGGACTCCGCCGCGGAGGACCCGGTGGTGGTGCTCACCGTACGGGAGGCCAAGGGGCTGGAGTTCGACGCCGTCATCGTGGTGGAGCCCGAACGGATCCTCGCCGAGTCCCCGCGGGGAGCCGGCGACCTGTACGTGGCGCTCACCCGGCCGACGAACCAGCTCGGTGTGGTGCACGTCGAGGAACTGCCGGCGGTGCTGGACCGGCTGCGGCCCCGCGGCTGA